The proteins below come from a single Aegilops tauschii subsp. strangulata cultivar AL8/78 chromosome 6, Aet v6.0, whole genome shotgun sequence genomic window:
- the LOC109743254 gene encoding chloride channel protein CLC-f isoform X3 codes for MIIIGRIPLAVTKQIHTHPQCPASAQPVGRLARIPPTVAASCVLPLAVSPSSRVASHKRQQHRRPRSSTSPLCRPRPHSAPPRPPDLDAAASLTPRRHVRLLRRRPRLAPQIPPGRRRRRGGRLVVVAVVPLAARGRRPPPRRRRGGRRGRLPEARRGRARPPAPPRPPRLRPRICAPAAAAAAARSPRRVPRGAVCRAVAAAEGEGGGGARGRGAPRVGAAAHWLPPRARYRHLRRRVQPRGTPNEGAAWLRLQRLSDTWHRILLIPVSGGVIVGMMHGLLEIFEQLKLAKQPQNQGISLLAAIFPTVKAVQAAVTLGTGCSLGPEGPSVDIGKSCALGCSEMMENNRERRIALVAAGAAAGIASGFNAAVAGCFFAIETVLRPLKAENAPPFTTAMIILASVISSTVSNVLLGERPAFTVPAYELKSAAELPLYLILGMLCGAVSVVFGRLVVWFSRFFAYMKERFDFPIVVYPALGGLGAGLIALKYPGILYWGFTNVEEILHTGKSASAPGIWLLTQLAAAKVVATALCKGSGLVGGLYAPSLMIGAAVGATFGGSAAYLINAAIPGSAAVAQPQAYALVGMAATLASVCSVPLTSVLLLFELTKDYRILLPLMGAVGLAIWVPSVVNQPNDGESSGFRAPMRGYSLVSLQDRNSSVWTRSDSVDDLELTISQSGLRNYGTYQEEVLLDDLKVSQAMSKRYVKVPPSATVTETLTLLSDKQQMCALVVDHEDFLEGLITLGDISRMGFELDGESYLSGDQLNSDEACSTISSCLTQGFQYQGSERGLLTCFPDTDLTTAKNLMEARGIKQLPVVKRGVGHRTERRRKLVALLYYDSIGHCLRKEIENWKAIYQRKEDFHILATGHTLQ; via the exons ATGATAATCATCGGACGCATACCCCTCGCCGTCACCAAGCAGATTCACACACACCCGCAGTGCCCCGCGAGTGCGCAGCCCGTCGGCCGACTCGCGCGGATCCCACCCACTGTCGCGGCCTCGTGCGTCCTTCCCCTGGCGGTCTCCCCCTCTTCCCGCGTCGCCTCCCATAAGAGGCAGCAGCACCGCCGTCCCCGCTCGTCAACCTCGCCGCTTTGCCGCCCCCGCCCGCAttccgccccgccccggcccccggATCTCGATGCGGCCGCCTCCCTGACGCCACGCCGCCATGTCCGCCTCCTGCGACGACGACCACGCCTCGCTCCTCAGATCCCACccggccgccgtcgccggaggggcgggcgcctcgtcgtcgtcgctgtcgtgCCCCTCGCCGCGCGCGGCCGCCGGCCACCGCCACGTCGACGTCGAGGCGGCCGACGGGGCCGCCTCCCCGAGGCGCGCCGGGGGCGTGCGCGGCCTCCTGCGCCACCTCGACCGCCGCGTCTACGCCCGCGGATCTGCGcgccggcagcagcagcagcagcagctcgaTCGCCCCGCCGCGTTCCCCGAGGAGCAGTCTGCCGCGCCGTCGCAGCCGCAGAGGGAGAGGGCGGGGGAGGAGCTCGGGGACGGGGCGCCCCCCGAGTGGGCGCTGCTGCTCATTGGCTGCCTCCTCGGGCTCGCTACCGGCATCTGCGTCGCCGCGTTCAACCGCGGG GTACTCCCAACGAAGGTGCAGCTTGGCTCCGTCTGCAGAGGCTATCTGATACTTGGCACAGAATACTGCTGATCCCTGTGTCAGGAGGTGTAATCGTAGGAATGATGCACGGGTTACTCGAGATATTTGAGCAGCTCAAACTTGCGAAACAACCGCAGAACCAAGGAATCAGTTTACTTGCAGCAATCTTTCCAACTGTAAAGGCTGTACAGGCTGCCGTGACTCTGGGGACCGGTTGCTCATTGGGGCCTGAAGGTCCTAGTGTGGATATTGGTAAATCATGTGCACTCGGGTGCTCAGAAATGATGGAGAACAATCGTGAAAGACGGATCGCTCTTGTGGCTGCTGGGGCTGCTGCTGGAATTGCTTCAG GCTTTAATGCAGCAGTTGCTGGGTGTTTCTTTGCCATTGAGACTGTATTGCGTCCCCTAAAAGCAGAAAATGCACCTCCTTTTACGACTGCTATGATAATATTGGCATCAGTTATATCATCTACTGTATCAAACGTTTTGCTTGGAGAAAGACCAGCTTTTACAGTGCCGGCATATGAGCTGAAATCTGCTGCTG AGCTACCTCTATACCTCATCTTAGGAATGCTTTGTGGGGCAGTCAGTGTGGTATTTGGACGGTTGGTAGTATGGTTTTCAAGATTTTTTGCGTACATGAAAGAAAGGTTTGATTTTCCCATTGTGGTGTACCCTGCTTTGGGTGGGCTTGGAGCTGGCCTCATAGCCCTCAAATATCCTGGGATTTTATACTGGGGTTTCACAAATGTTGAAGAAATATTGCATACTGGGAAGAGTGCTTCTGCTCCTGGTATCTGGTTATTAACTCAACTTGCAGCTGCGAAGGTAGTTGCGACCGCCCTTTGCAAGGGGTCTGGTCTTGTGGGTGGGCTATATGCTCCAAGCTTGATGATCGGGGCTGCTGTTGGAGCTACTTTTGGAGGGTCAGCTGCATACTTAATAAATGCAGCTATACCTGGTAGTGCTGCTGTTGCACAGCCACAAGCTTATGCTCTT GTTGGAATGGCTGCGACATTGGCTTCAGTCTGCTCAGTCCCGTTGACTTCTGTACTGCTTCTCTTTGAGCTGACAAAGGATTACAGGATTTTGCTACCTCTGATG GGAGCAGTTGGACTGGCAATATGGGTTCCTTCTGTGGTAAACCAACCAAATGATGGTGAATCTTCAGGGTTTAGAGCACCCATGCGTGGTTATTCTTTAGTTTCACTACAAGATAGAAATAGTAGTGTCTGGACGCGAAGTGATTCCGTAGACGATCTTGAGCTTACTATCTCACAAAGTGGTCTTCGTAACTATGGTACCTACCAAGAGGAAGTGCTTCTAGATGATTTGAAG GTCTCCCAGGCGATGTCAAAGAGATATGTTAAAGTTCCACCATCTGCCACAGTGACAGAAACTCTCACTTTATTGAGTGATAAGCAGCAGATGTGCGCCCTTGTTGTGGATCATGAAGATTTTCTTGAGGGGCTTATTACATTAGGGGATATTAGCCGTATGGGCTTTGAACTGGACGGGGAAAGTTACTTAAGTGGAGACCAGCTCAACTCTGAT GAAGCCTGTTCAACCATCTCGTCGTGTCTCACTCAAGGGTTCCAGTACCAGGGGAGTGAGCGCGGACTGCTAACATGCTTTCCAGATACCGATTTGACCACTGCGAAAAACCTTATGGAGGCCAGAGGGATAAAGCAGCTGCCTGTCGTTAAGCGTGGCGTCGGGCATAGAACTGAAAGAAGGCGCAAGCTTGTTGCCCTTCTCTATTATGATTCTATCGGCCACTGCTTACG GAAGGAGATTGAGAACTGGAAAGCTATATATCAAAGAAAAGAAGATTTCCACATTTTAGCAACTGGTCACACATTACAGTGA
- the LOC109743254 gene encoding chloride channel protein CLC-f isoform X2: MLCGAVSVVFGRLVVWFSRFFAYMKERFDFPIVVYPALGGLGAGLIALKYPGILYWGFTNVEEILHTGKSASAPGIWLLTQLAAAKVVATALCKGSGLVGGLYAPSLMIGAAVGATFGGSAAYLINAAIPGSAAVAQPQAYALVGMAATLASVCSVPLTSVLLLFELTKDYRILLPLMGAVGLAIWVPSVVNQPNDGESSGFRAPMRGYSLVSLQDRNSSVWTRSDSVDDLELTISQSGLRNYGTYQEEVLLDDLKVSQAMSKRYVKVPPSATVTETLTLLSDKQQMCALVVDHEDFLEGLITLGDISRMGFELDGESYLSGDQLNSDEACSTISSCLTQGFQYQGSERGLLTCFPDTDLTTAKNLMEARGIKQLPVVKRGVGHRTERRRKLVALLYYDSIGHCLRKEIENWKAIYQRKEDFHILATGHTLQ, encoded by the exons ATGCTTTGTGGGGCAGTCAGTGTGGTATTTGGACGGTTGGTAGTATGGTTTTCAAGATTTTTTGCGTACATGAAAGAAAGGTTTGATTTTCCCATTGTGGTGTACCCTGCTTTGGGTGGGCTTGGAGCTGGCCTCATAGCCCTCAAATATCCTGGGATTTTATACTGGGGTTTCACAAATGTTGAAGAAATATTGCATACTGGGAAGAGTGCTTCTGCTCCTGGTATCTGGTTATTAACTCAACTTGCAGCTGCGAAGGTAGTTGCGACCGCCCTTTGCAAGGGGTCTGGTCTTGTGGGTGGGCTATATGCTCCAAGCTTGATGATCGGGGCTGCTGTTGGAGCTACTTTTGGAGGGTCAGCTGCATACTTAATAAATGCAGCTATACCTGGTAGTGCTGCTGTTGCACAGCCACAAGCTTATGCTCTT GTTGGAATGGCTGCGACATTGGCTTCAGTCTGCTCAGTCCCGTTGACTTCTGTACTGCTTCTCTTTGAGCTGACAAAGGATTACAGGATTTTGCTACCTCTGATG GGAGCAGTTGGACTGGCAATATGGGTTCCTTCTGTGGTAAACCAACCAAATGATGGTGAATCTTCAGGGTTTAGAGCACCCATGCGTGGTTATTCTTTAGTTTCACTACAAGATAGAAATAGTAGTGTCTGGACGCGAAGTGATTCCGTAGACGATCTTGAGCTTACTATCTCACAAAGTGGTCTTCGTAACTATGGTACCTACCAAGAGGAAGTGCTTCTAGATGATTTGAAG GTCTCCCAGGCGATGTCAAAGAGATATGTTAAAGTTCCACCATCTGCCACAGTGACAGAAACTCTCACTTTATTGAGTGATAAGCAGCAGATGTGCGCCCTTGTTGTGGATCATGAAGATTTTCTTGAGGGGCTTATTACATTAGGGGATATTAGCCGTATGGGCTTTGAACTGGACGGGGAAAGTTACTTAAGTGGAGACCAGCTCAACTCTGAT GAAGCCTGTTCAACCATCTCGTCGTGTCTCACTCAAGGGTTCCAGTACCAGGGGAGTGAGCGCGGACTGCTAACATGCTTTCCAGATACCGATTTGACCACTGCGAAAAACCTTATGGAGGCCAGAGGGATAAAGCAGCTGCCTGTCGTTAAGCGTGGCGTCGGGCATAGAACTGAAAGAAGGCGCAAGCTTGTTGCCCTTCTCTATTATGATTCTATCGGCCACTGCTTACG GAAGGAGATTGAGAACTGGAAAGCTATATATCAAAGAAAAGAAGATTTCCACATTTTAGCAACTGGTCACACATTACAGTGA
- the LOC109743254 gene encoding chloride channel protein CLC-f isoform X1 → MSASCDDDHASLLRSHPAAVAGGAGASSSSLSCPSPRAAAGHRHVDVEAADGAASPRRAGGVRGLLRHLDRRVYARGSARRQQQQQQLDRPAAFPEEQSAAPSQPQRERAGEELGDGAPPEWALLLIGCLLGLATGICVAAFNRGVHVIHDWAWAGTPNEGAAWLRLQRLSDTWHRILLIPVSGGVIVGMMHGLLEIFEQLKLAKQPQNQGISLLAAIFPTVKAVQAAVTLGTGCSLGPEGPSVDIGKSCALGCSEMMENNRERRIALVAAGAAAGIASGFNAAVAGCFFAIETVLRPLKAENAPPFTTAMIILASVISSTVSNVLLGERPAFTVPAYELKSAAELPLYLILGMLCGAVSVVFGRLVVWFSRFFAYMKERFDFPIVVYPALGGLGAGLIALKYPGILYWGFTNVEEILHTGKSASAPGIWLLTQLAAAKVVATALCKGSGLVGGLYAPSLMIGAAVGATFGGSAAYLINAAIPGSAAVAQPQAYALVGMAATLASVCSVPLTSVLLLFELTKDYRILLPLMGAVGLAIWVPSVVNQPNDGESSGFRAPMRGYSLVSLQDRNSSVWTRSDSVDDLELTISQSGLRNYGTYQEEVLLDDLKVSQAMSKRYVKVPPSATVTETLTLLSDKQQMCALVVDHEDFLEGLITLGDISRMGFELDGESYLSGDQLNSDEACSTISSCLTQGFQYQGSERGLLTCFPDTDLTTAKNLMEARGIKQLPVVKRGVGHRTERRRKLVALLYYDSIGHCLRKEIENWKAIYQRKEDFHILATGHTLQ, encoded by the exons ATGTCCGCCTCCTGCGACGACGACCACGCCTCGCTCCTCAGATCCCACccggccgccgtcgccggaggggcgggcgcctcgtcgtcgtcgctgtcgtgCCCCTCGCCGCGCGCGGCCGCCGGCCACCGCCACGTCGACGTCGAGGCGGCCGACGGGGCCGCCTCCCCGAGGCGCGCCGGGGGCGTGCGCGGCCTCCTGCGCCACCTCGACCGCCGCGTCTACGCCCGCGGATCTGCGcgccggcagcagcagcagcagcagctcgaTCGCCCCGCCGCGTTCCCCGAGGAGCAGTCTGCCGCGCCGTCGCAGCCGCAGAGGGAGAGGGCGGGGGAGGAGCTCGGGGACGGGGCGCCCCCCGAGTGGGCGCTGCTGCTCATTGGCTGCCTCCTCGGGCTCGCTACCGGCATCTGCGTCGCCGCGTTCAACCGCGGG GTTCATGTCATCCATGATTGGGCGTGGGCAGGTACTCCCAACGAAGGTGCAGCTTGGCTCCGTCTGCAGAGGCTATCTGATACTTGGCACAGAATACTGCTGATCCCTGTGTCAGGAGGTGTAATCGTAGGAATGATGCACGGGTTACTCGAGATATTTGAGCAGCTCAAACTTGCGAAACAACCGCAGAACCAAGGAATCAGTTTACTTGCAGCAATCTTTCCAACTGTAAAGGCTGTACAGGCTGCCGTGACTCTGGGGACCGGTTGCTCATTGGGGCCTGAAGGTCCTAGTGTGGATATTGGTAAATCATGTGCACTCGGGTGCTCAGAAATGATGGAGAACAATCGTGAAAGACGGATCGCTCTTGTGGCTGCTGGGGCTGCTGCTGGAATTGCTTCAG GCTTTAATGCAGCAGTTGCTGGGTGTTTCTTTGCCATTGAGACTGTATTGCGTCCCCTAAAAGCAGAAAATGCACCTCCTTTTACGACTGCTATGATAATATTGGCATCAGTTATATCATCTACTGTATCAAACGTTTTGCTTGGAGAAAGACCAGCTTTTACAGTGCCGGCATATGAGCTGAAATCTGCTGCTG AGCTACCTCTATACCTCATCTTAGGAATGCTTTGTGGGGCAGTCAGTGTGGTATTTGGACGGTTGGTAGTATGGTTTTCAAGATTTTTTGCGTACATGAAAGAAAGGTTTGATTTTCCCATTGTGGTGTACCCTGCTTTGGGTGGGCTTGGAGCTGGCCTCATAGCCCTCAAATATCCTGGGATTTTATACTGGGGTTTCACAAATGTTGAAGAAATATTGCATACTGGGAAGAGTGCTTCTGCTCCTGGTATCTGGTTATTAACTCAACTTGCAGCTGCGAAGGTAGTTGCGACCGCCCTTTGCAAGGGGTCTGGTCTTGTGGGTGGGCTATATGCTCCAAGCTTGATGATCGGGGCTGCTGTTGGAGCTACTTTTGGAGGGTCAGCTGCATACTTAATAAATGCAGCTATACCTGGTAGTGCTGCTGTTGCACAGCCACAAGCTTATGCTCTT GTTGGAATGGCTGCGACATTGGCTTCAGTCTGCTCAGTCCCGTTGACTTCTGTACTGCTTCTCTTTGAGCTGACAAAGGATTACAGGATTTTGCTACCTCTGATG GGAGCAGTTGGACTGGCAATATGGGTTCCTTCTGTGGTAAACCAACCAAATGATGGTGAATCTTCAGGGTTTAGAGCACCCATGCGTGGTTATTCTTTAGTTTCACTACAAGATAGAAATAGTAGTGTCTGGACGCGAAGTGATTCCGTAGACGATCTTGAGCTTACTATCTCACAAAGTGGTCTTCGTAACTATGGTACCTACCAAGAGGAAGTGCTTCTAGATGATTTGAAG GTCTCCCAGGCGATGTCAAAGAGATATGTTAAAGTTCCACCATCTGCCACAGTGACAGAAACTCTCACTTTATTGAGTGATAAGCAGCAGATGTGCGCCCTTGTTGTGGATCATGAAGATTTTCTTGAGGGGCTTATTACATTAGGGGATATTAGCCGTATGGGCTTTGAACTGGACGGGGAAAGTTACTTAAGTGGAGACCAGCTCAACTCTGAT GAAGCCTGTTCAACCATCTCGTCGTGTCTCACTCAAGGGTTCCAGTACCAGGGGAGTGAGCGCGGACTGCTAACATGCTTTCCAGATACCGATTTGACCACTGCGAAAAACCTTATGGAGGCCAGAGGGATAAAGCAGCTGCCTGTCGTTAAGCGTGGCGTCGGGCATAGAACTGAAAGAAGGCGCAAGCTTGTTGCCCTTCTCTATTATGATTCTATCGGCCACTGCTTACG GAAGGAGATTGAGAACTGGAAAGCTATATATCAAAGAAAAGAAGATTTCCACATTTTAGCAACTGGTCACACATTACAGTGA
- the LOC109743253 gene encoding aspartyl protease family protein At5g10770, with amino-acid sequence MAFVSQLLLLLSCIICHALIASAAGEQSYKILSTSSLKPQAVCSEPKVNPSSSSGATVPLNHRHGPCSPAPSKKEPTFEELLRRDQLRAGYVQRKFSTNHRGGGLQQSEELKVPTELGSSLDTLEYVITVGVGSPAVQQTMTMDTGSDVSWVHCNSNSTAGSTPFDPAKSATYAAFPCGAPACTQLGAEANACSNSQCQYMVRYGDGSNTTGTYGSDTLELGSDTVKEFQFGCSRVEEGFGDKTDGLMGLGGDAQSLISQTAATYGRAFSYCLPPSPGSKGFLTLGAQTGTTGFATTGMLRSEQAPTFYGVLLQGIKVGGEQLSVAPSVFSAGSVMDSGTIITRLPPTAYTALKTAFKDGMKQYPAAPSRSILDTCFDFSGQDNVTIPTVALMFDGGAVVDLDANGIIFGSCLAFTGTDDDESTGIIGNVQQRTLEVLYDAGQSVFGFRSSAC; translated from the exons ATGGCGTTCGTCTCGCAGCTGTTGCTCCTCCTGTCGTGCATTATCTGCCATGCTCTCATCGCCAGTGCAGCGGGCGAGCAGAGCTATAAGATTCTCTCAACCAGCTCGCTCAAGCCTCAAGCCGTCTGCTCCGAGCCCAAAG TGAATCCATCGTCGTCGAGTGGAGCCACGGTGCCGTTGAACCACAGGCATGGCccgtgctcgccggcgccctccaAGAAGGAGCCTACCTTCGAGGAGCTGCTCCGCCGTGACCAGCTCCGAGCCGGCTACGTCCAGCGGAAGTTCTCCACGAACCACCGCGGTGGCGGGCTGCAGCAGTCGGAGGAGCTCAAGGTGCCGACCGAGCTGGGCTCTTCCCTGGACACGCTGGAGTACGTCATAACCGTCGGCGTCGGCTCGCCGGCGGTGCAGCAGACCATGACCATGGACACCGGGAGCGACGTGTCGTGGGTGCACTGCAACTCCAACTCCACGGCCGGGTCGACGCCCTTCGACCCCGCCAAGTCGGCCACGTACGCCGCGTTCCCGTGCGGCGCCCCGGCGTGCACACAGCTCGGCGCGGAGGCCAACGCCTGCTCCAACTCGCAGTGCCAGTACATGGTCCGCTACGGCGACGGCTCCAACACCACCGGCACGTACGGCTCCGACACGCTGGAGCTGGGCTCGGACACGGTCAAGGAATTCCAGTTCGGctgcagccgcgtcgaggagGGCTTCGGCGACAAGACCGACGGGCTCATGGGGCTCGGCGGCGACGCGCAGTCGCTCATCTCGCAGACCGCGGCGACGTACGGCAGGGCCTTCTCCTACTGCCTCCCGCCTTCCCCCGGTTCCAAGGGGTTCCTGACGCTCGGCGCGCAGACCGGCACGACGGGCTTCGCGACGACGGGGATGCTCCGGAGCGAACAGGCCCCGACGTTCTACGGCGTGCTCCTCCAGGGCATCAAGGTCGGCGGAGAGCAGCTCAGCGTGGCGCCCTCCGTCTTCTCCGCCGGGTCCGTGATGGACTCCGGGACCATCATCACGCGGCTGCCGCCCACGGCGTACACGGCGCTCAAGACGGCGTTCAAGGACGGCATGAAGCAGTACCCGGCGGCGCCGTCCAGGAGCATCCTGGACACGTGCTTCGACTTCAGCGGCCAGGACAACGTCACCATACCGACCGTCGCTCTGATGTTCGACGGCGGCGCGGTCGTCGACCTCGACGCGAACGGGATCATATTCGGCAGCTGCCTCGCGTTCACGGGCACCGACGACGACGAGAGCACCGGCATCATCGGCAACGTGCAGCAGAGGACGCTCGAGGTGCTCTACGACGCAGGCCAGAGCGTCTTCGGGTTCAGGTCCAGCGCGTGCTAG